The following coding sequences are from one Lolium rigidum isolate FL_2022 chromosome 6, APGP_CSIRO_Lrig_0.1, whole genome shotgun sequence window:
- the LOC124659032 gene encoding flowering-promoting factor 1-like protein 1 gives MSGVWVFKNGVVRLVEGPSESGCGQPVRKTLLHTPSGEAMCSHEALKRKLLDLGWEPYYDDPELVQYHKRSSVQLISLPKDFNKVKSMHMYDVVVKNRDAFHVINAAVHVHAENKASADKAEAADADHGEA, from the coding sequence ATGTCTGGTGTGTGGGTGTTCAAGAATGGGGTGGTACGTCTTGTGGAGGGCCCGTCGGAGTCGGGGTGCGGGCAACCAGTGAGAAAAACGCTGCTGCACACGCCGAGCGGAGAAGCCATGTGCTCCCACGAGGCCCTGAAGAGGAAGCTGCTGGACCTGGGGTGGGAGCCCTACTACGACGACCCGGAATTAGTCCAGTACCATAAGCGTAGCTCCGTCCAACTCATCTCCCTCCCCAAGGACTTCAACAAAGTCAAGTCCATGCACATGTACGACGTCGTCGTCAAGAACAGGGACGCCTTCCACGTCATCAACGCCGCCGTCCACGTCCACGCCGAAAACAAGGCCAGTGCCGACAAGGCTGAGGCCGCCGACGCCGATCATGGTGAGGCCTAA